In the genome of Limnobaculum zhutongyuii, one region contains:
- a CDS encoding PBP1A family penicillin-binding protein — protein sequence MKFVKYLFIIAICCFFLGIGAIFGLYKYLEPELPDVSTLKEVKLQMPMQVFSAEGELIAQFGEMRRIPVTLKQMPPQLIHAFLATEDSRFYEHHGLDPIGIARALVVAVGAGSAQQGASTITQQLARNFFLSPEKTITRKAKEAFLAIRIERSLTKDEILELYLNKIYLGSRAYGIGAAAHVYFGKDVSQLTLSEMAMIAGLPKAPSSYNPINYPDRALVRRHTVLYRMLEEKYITQQEYMEAKNSPLVANYHEPEVAFTASYLAEMVRQEMIDRFGENAYTDGYKVYTTVTKSLQTAATDAVRNNIIDYDMRHGYRGPEHVLWKGAETPWEKQQIVDFLKGVSSYGPLIPAVVTKTEGQQATLMLHDGEALTLPFSAMRWARPFINDRAMGASPRKVTDVVKAGQQIWIRKSGENWVLSQIPGVNSALISLDPHDGAIKALVGGFDFNQSKFNRVTQSVRQAGSNIKPFVYAAALDKGMTLSTLLTDLPITLNVGGGKTWSPKNSPPTYAGPLRLRVGLGLSKNVMIVRAMRAIGVDYAADYLQRFGFPEQNISRTESLALGAASFTPLQLARGYAVFANGGYLVDPYFIAKIEDDTGAVIFGAKPKVACGFTCDIPVIYGATAKSQALVSNTVDLRSPEDAAATAAALAAAATANPEPADPADDSSDDVDPLTENAVNNIAPVPNLAKIDPSKVPPADPYAPHVISSELAFLVQDALKSDISGEPGGGWNGTGWRAARDLKRNDIGGKTGTTNSSKDAWFSGFGPSTVTSVWIGFDDHRRGLGRGEAGAQSAQPAWINFMKVALNGLPVQTTPQPKGIISVTIDMSTGQLPGGGRSRSEYFIKGTEPTARAYSEVGTTVTDSGGNTHELF from the coding sequence GTGAAGTTCGTAAAGTATTTGTTCATCATTGCAATTTGTTGCTTTTTTTTGGGAATTGGCGCGATTTTTGGCCTCTATAAATACCTTGAACCGGAACTACCGGATGTTTCAACGTTAAAAGAAGTCAAACTACAGATGCCTATGCAGGTATTTAGCGCAGAGGGAGAGCTTATTGCTCAATTTGGTGAAATGCGCCGCATTCCGGTGACGCTAAAACAAATGCCGCCTCAGTTAATTCATGCATTTCTGGCAACAGAAGATAGCCGTTTCTATGAGCACCACGGTCTTGACCCTATTGGTATTGCCCGTGCGTTAGTCGTTGCCGTTGGTGCTGGTTCTGCCCAGCAAGGGGCCAGTACCATCACTCAACAGCTGGCAAGAAACTTCTTCCTTAGCCCTGAGAAAACCATTACTCGTAAGGCAAAAGAGGCTTTTCTGGCCATTCGTATTGAAAGATCGTTGACCAAAGATGAGATTCTTGAGCTCTATCTAAACAAAATTTATCTGGGTTCACGGGCTTATGGTATTGGCGCCGCTGCGCACGTCTATTTCGGTAAAGATGTCAGCCAACTGACGTTAAGCGAAATGGCGATGATCGCCGGTCTGCCAAAAGCACCATCCAGCTACAACCCGATCAACTATCCTGACCGGGCACTGGTACGTCGTCATACCGTGCTTTATCGTATGTTGGAAGAGAAATACATTACTCAGCAAGAGTACATGGAAGCTAAAAACTCACCGTTGGTCGCTAACTACCATGAACCAGAGGTGGCGTTTACCGCATCTTATCTGGCGGAAATGGTACGTCAGGAAATGATTGATAGATTTGGTGAAAATGCTTATACCGATGGTTACAAGGTTTACACCACGGTGACCAAATCCTTGCAAACAGCAGCAACCGACGCGGTGCGCAACAATATCATTGATTATGATATGCGCCATGGTTACCGTGGTCCTGAGCATGTGCTGTGGAAAGGGGCTGAAACCCCGTGGGAAAAACAGCAGATTGTTGATTTCCTGAAAGGCGTTTCCAGCTACGGCCCTCTTATTCCTGCTGTAGTGACAAAAACGGAAGGCCAACAGGCCACCCTAATGCTTCACGATGGCGAAGCTCTGACGTTACCGTTCTCGGCCATGCGCTGGGCCAGACCGTTTATTAACGATCGGGCAATGGGCGCCAGCCCAAGAAAAGTGACCGATGTGGTTAAAGCCGGTCAGCAAATTTGGATCCGTAAGAGCGGTGAGAACTGGGTATTATCACAAATCCCTGGCGTTAACTCTGCGTTAATCTCATTAGATCCACACGATGGTGCCATCAAAGCATTAGTGGGTGGATTTGATTTTAACCAAAGTAAATTTAACCGGGTCACTCAGTCCGTTCGTCAAGCCGGGTCTAATATCAAGCCATTCGTTTATGCCGCGGCATTGGATAAAGGGATGACCCTTTCTACATTGTTAACCGACTTGCCGATTACGCTAAACGTTGGTGGTGGTAAAACCTGGTCACCTAAAAACTCACCGCCTACGTATGCCGGCCCTCTGCGTTTACGGGTTGGTTTAGGTTTATCCAAAAACGTAATGATCGTTCGCGCAATGCGTGCTATTGGCGTGGATTATGCTGCTGATTATCTGCAACGTTTTGGATTCCCGGAACAAAACATTTCGCGAACTGAGTCATTAGCGCTGGGAGCGGCGTCATTTACCCCGCTGCAATTAGCGCGTGGTTATGCGGTATTCGCCAACGGTGGCTATTTAGTTGACCCTTATTTCATCGCCAAAATTGAAGATGATACTGGTGCCGTTATCTTTGGTGCTAAACCTAAGGTGGCCTGTGGCTTTACCTGCGATATTCCGGTGATTTATGGCGCAACGGCAAAATCTCAGGCGCTGGTTAGTAACACCGTTGACCTGCGCAGTCCGGAAGATGCCGCAGCAACTGCAGCGGCTCTTGCTGCGGCAGCTACGGCCAATCCAGAACCTGCAGATCCTGCTGATGATAGTTCAGACGATGTCGATCCATTAACTGAGAATGCAGTTAACAATATCGCACCAGTACCAAATCTGGCGAAAATTGATCCATCTAAGGTTCCACCGGCAGATCCTTATGCCCCTCACGTTATCAGCTCTGAGTTAGCCTTCCTGGTACAGGATGCATTGAAGAGTGATATCTCTGGAGAACCAGGTGGTGGTTGGAACGGTACCGGTTGGCGTGCGGCAAGGGATCTAAAACGTAATGATATCGGTGGTAAAACCGGTACCACTAACAGTTCAAAAGATGCCTGGTTCTCTGGTTTTGGCCCATCCACCGTGACGTCCGTCTGGATTGGCTTTGACGATCACCGCCGTGGATTAGGTCGTGGTGAAGCGGGTGCGCAGAGTGCTCAGCCAGCCTGGATTAACTTCATGAAGGTTGCGCTAAATGGCTTACCGGTACAGACTACACCACAACCAAAAGGCATTATCAGCGTGACTATCGATATGTCGACAGGACAACTTCCTGGTGGTGGCCGTAGCCGTTCAGAATACTTTATTAAAGGTACTGAACCGACCGCTCGAGCTTACTCTGAAGTTGGTACAACGGTAACCGACAGCGGTGGTAACACCCATGAACTGTTCTGA
- the nudE gene encoding ADP compounds hydrolase NudE gives MSKVQQKPQILNVETIARSRMFRIQSVDLAFSNGENRVYERLLPEGRQAVMIVPVNGNDILLIREYAVAIEDYELGFPKGLVEPDEDVLVAANRELMEEIGYGAKKLTILSKLTLAPTYFASTMTIVLAEDLYAQKLEGDEPEPLTLVTWPQETMMDLLHEADFNEARNVSALFLAREYLRQRVEL, from the coding sequence ATGAGTAAAGTGCAGCAAAAACCCCAGATACTAAACGTTGAGACCATTGCTCGTTCTCGTATGTTTCGTATTCAGTCAGTTGATTTAGCTTTCAGCAATGGAGAAAACCGGGTTTACGAACGTCTGCTACCGGAAGGTCGTCAGGCGGTGATGATCGTTCCTGTAAACGGTAATGATATATTATTAATTCGTGAATATGCCGTCGCCATTGAAGACTATGAGCTGGGTTTTCCTAAAGGTTTGGTAGAACCAGATGAGGATGTACTGGTTGCCGCTAATCGCGAACTCATGGAAGAAATTGGCTATGGTGCGAAAAAGCTGACCATACTATCAAAGCTGACACTGGCTCCAACCTATTTTGCCAGCACCATGACTATTGTATTGGCCGAAGATCTGTATGCCCAGAAACTGGAAGGGGATGAGCCGGAACCGCTGACGTTGGTGACCTGGCCGCAGGAAACCATGATGGACTTACTTCATGAAGCGGATTTTAATGAAGCGCGTAATGTGAGTGCTCTGTTTCTAGCCCGGGAATATCTGCGGCAGAGAGTTGAATTGTAG
- a CDS encoding IgaA/UmoB family intracellular growth attenuator, which yields MLPSNDLSIFTILLLIIFIALSGVGFYQWFIRWRAKNNQSQTSHLPFVHNSTRKLSTDETQAISEYLEYLEKVRKEGNKSGNFLKSSLMPYSDNVYASNSPIMSLPSPDDTENIKRYYIDGIEIYLESEWIEYIENTNQVEIVKTQTIPLAISLNGHKLTDFVQSKRPTSDTATAPQLKHPAPKDKENSDNVELIRLRKETTAEYNLKPKKKVYESLIIVLSYIILFFSLISSTEILPWLVALAILLLSIGIWRMFRSELKQTQYNIHCLRGIPKRWGLFGESDNGQLTNISIGAIDLIYPPHWQPYVGYDLDHKTNIDIYLNRYVVKQGKFLSLHNESVNFPLFHWGKNLVLALSSLLVIILLLTSIPMKRPLELSLALLDGSKNINVTTPEQLKASQLEIGDHLTVQGSGMCSIPAIYRSDILYPFMPFDCTEMYWGSANLPSLPSSEVIDNAIALLDTMNYQLNPLNNQAIKNNPDLARTAERAGMTVVPDFSDIVLKTENLCKYSGDCRRLKASLLILSNEKDWDELVEKSQVHSLKDTDVFLRPVAADTLRSQVNSIVSSFFYSQTHQAAQALYNKPKGGFYIRNDDDEKQMVDGDEIKELTHPNIPLDTLYDNTAIKQWFELQRLSNKLLNAHFSSSGIVIDIQPIENGTIKISLHSESSLVSFWRYVGSSMLFIIMSLSLIYNITLLIIRLRKNAHRTEKIQAYYDRCFAKDFRHTVQQS from the coding sequence ATGTTACCCAGTAATGATCTAAGCATATTCACCATATTATTGCTTATCATTTTTATTGCGCTGTCCGGCGTAGGGTTTTATCAATGGTTTATCCGTTGGAGAGCAAAAAACAATCAATCCCAAACCAGTCATCTGCCTTTTGTACACAACAGTACCCGTAAACTATCAACAGATGAAACGCAGGCCATCAGCGAATATCTGGAATATCTGGAAAAAGTGCGTAAAGAGGGAAATAAATCCGGAAATTTCCTCAAATCATCCCTGATGCCATACAGCGATAATGTTTACGCTTCTAATTCTCCTATTATGTCGCTACCGTCCCCTGACGATACAGAGAATATAAAGCGCTATTACATTGATGGTATTGAAATTTATTTAGAATCTGAATGGATTGAGTATATTGAGAATACTAATCAGGTTGAAATCGTCAAAACACAAACTATTCCGCTGGCTATCTCGCTAAATGGCCATAAGCTGACTGACTTTGTGCAATCCAAACGCCCTACCAGTGATACAGCTACGGCACCTCAACTCAAACATCCGGCACCAAAAGATAAAGAAAACAGTGATAATGTCGAGTTAATTCGTTTACGTAAAGAGACCACGGCTGAATACAATTTGAAGCCGAAAAAGAAGGTGTATGAATCCCTCATTATCGTCCTCTCTTACATTATCTTGTTCTTTAGCCTGATTAGTTCCACTGAAATTTTACCCTGGCTAGTGGCTCTGGCGATATTACTGTTAAGTATCGGCATCTGGCGCATGTTTCGCAGCGAGTTAAAGCAAACTCAATACAATATCCACTGTTTACGCGGTATTCCCAAACGCTGGGGACTGTTTGGTGAATCGGATAACGGTCAGTTAACCAATATCTCTATTGGGGCTATCGACCTGATTTATCCGCCGCATTGGCAGCCTTATGTAGGTTACGATCTCGATCATAAAACCAATATCGATATTTATCTGAATCGTTATGTCGTGAAGCAGGGAAAATTCCTCTCACTACACAATGAATCGGTTAATTTTCCGCTGTTCCACTGGGGAAAAAATCTGGTGCTGGCGCTTTCTTCTCTGCTGGTTATCATTTTATTATTGACGTCAATCCCCATGAAGCGCCCTTTGGAACTCAGTCTGGCCTTGCTGGACGGCTCAAAAAATATCAATGTGACCACACCTGAGCAGCTTAAGGCTTCGCAGCTTGAAATCGGCGATCACTTAACCGTTCAGGGTTCCGGGATGTGCAGTATTCCAGCCATTTACCGCAGTGATATTCTTTATCCGTTTATGCCTTTTGACTGTACGGAAATGTATTGGGGTTCAGCTAATTTACCTTCTCTTCCTTCATCTGAAGTGATTGATAACGCGATTGCACTGCTGGATACCATGAACTACCAGCTTAATCCGTTAAATAATCAGGCGATAAAAAACAATCCTGACCTGGCCAGAACCGCTGAACGTGCCGGTATGACTGTAGTTCCAGACTTTTCAGACATTGTGCTAAAAACCGAGAATTTATGTAAATATTCCGGTGACTGTCGCCGGTTAAAGGCATCATTGTTAATTCTCAGCAACGAAAAAGACTGGGATGAGCTGGTAGAGAAATCACAGGTCCATTCACTGAAAGATACTGATGTTTTCCTTCGCCCTGTAGCCGCAGATACGCTTCGTTCACAGGTTAACTCTATTGTTTCCTCATTCTTCTACAGCCAGACTCATCAGGCGGCACAGGCGTTATACAATAAGCCTAAAGGCGGATTTTATATTCGTAATGACGATGATGAAAAACAGATGGTGGACGGTGACGAAATCAAAGAGTTGACCCATCCAAATATTCCACTGGACACGCTGTACGACAATACAGCGATTAAGCAATGGTTTGAGTTACAACGCCTGTCGAATAAGCTACTGAATGCTCACTTCAGCTCCAGCGGTATAGTGATTGATATTCAGCCTATTGAGAATGGTACCATCAAGATTTCACTGCACAGTGAGTCCAGTCTGGTGTCATTCTGGCGTTATGTGGGCTCCAGCATGCTGTTTATCATTATGTCCTTGAGCCTGATTTATAACATCACGCTATTAATTATTCGGTTACGTAAAAACGCCCATCGAACAGAAAAAATTCAGGCATACTACGATCGCTGTTTCGCCAAGGATTTCAGACACACCGTTCAGCAAAGCTAA
- the hslR gene encoding ribosome-associated heat shock protein Hsp15, whose amino-acid sequence MANPPEEQDIRLDKWLWAARFYKTRAIAREMVDGGKVHYNGQRSKPSKLVEVGAEIRLRQGNDERTIIVNALSMQRRGASEAQQLYHETPESVTKRENISQARKLNALTMPHPDRRPDKKERRNLIKFKYGDDE is encoded by the coding sequence ATGGCAAACCCACCCGAAGAACAGGATATTCGGCTCGATAAGTGGCTTTGGGCTGCGCGTTTTTATAAAACCAGAGCCATTGCCAGAGAGATGGTTGATGGTGGCAAGGTTCATTACAACGGTCAACGCTCCAAACCCAGTAAACTGGTTGAAGTCGGTGCCGAAATTCGCCTGAGACAGGGGAACGATGAAAGAACCATCATTGTTAATGCCTTGAGTATGCAGCGTCGGGGAGCCAGTGAGGCGCAGCAGCTTTACCATGAAACACCAGAGAGTGTGACTAAAAGAGAGAACATTTCTCAGGCACGCAAGCTGAATGCGCTAACCATGCCTCATCCGGATCGCCGCCCGGACAAGAAAGAACGCCGTAATCTGATAAAATTTAAATATGGTGATGATGAATAA
- the hslO gene encoding Hsp33 family molecular chaperone HslO produces MQNADLLHRYLFEKHDVRGELISLSDTYCQILENHDYPVAVQRLLGEMLVATSLLTATLKFDGDITVQLQGDGPVKLAVINGNNLQEMRGVARLQGEVSDNFTLKQMIGNGYLVITIIPKEGERYQGVVGLEGETVAECIEAYFLQSEQLPTRLFIRTGAYQGQAAAAGMLLQVLPAHKGNDSEFEHLATLTETIKGEELFSLNVEEVLRRLYHEEDVTLFDGQKVSFHCTCSRERSAQALMALPQDEVDSLIAEEGHIDIHCDYCGNHYLFEKMDIDALRLNGSTTLENDTRH; encoded by the coding sequence ATGCAAAACGCAGATCTGTTACACCGCTATTTATTTGAAAAACATGATGTTCGGGGTGAGCTGATCTCGCTCAGTGATACCTATTGTCAAATTCTTGAGAACCATGATTATCCAGTTGCAGTACAGCGTTTACTGGGTGAAATGCTGGTTGCCACCAGCTTACTGACCGCTACGCTAAAATTTGATGGTGATATCACCGTTCAACTTCAGGGTGATGGTCCGGTTAAACTGGCGGTTATTAATGGCAACAATCTACAAGAGATGCGCGGTGTTGCCCGCCTTCAGGGCGAGGTAAGCGATAACTTCACACTAAAACAAATGATTGGTAATGGCTATCTGGTTATAACCATCATTCCTAAAGAAGGTGAACGCTATCAGGGCGTGGTAGGTCTGGAAGGCGAAACCGTTGCAGAATGCATTGAAGCCTATTTCCTTCAGTCCGAACAGTTGCCTACTCGCCTGTTTATCAGAACCGGAGCTTATCAGGGACAAGCTGCTGCTGCTGGTATGTTATTACAGGTTCTTCCTGCTCATAAAGGTAACGATAGCGAGTTCGAACATCTGGCAACGCTGACGGAAACTATTAAAGGAGAAGAGCTCTTCTCACTGAATGTAGAAGAAGTTCTGCGCCGTTTATATCATGAAGAAGATGTCACGCTGTTCGATGGCCAAAAGGTTAGCTTCCATTGCACTTGTTCCAGAGAGCGCAGTGCACAAGCGCTGATGGCGCTTCCACAGGATGAAGTTGATTCCCTGATTGCGGAAGAAGGACATATTGATATCCACTGTGATTATTGCGGCAACCACTATCTATTTGAAAAAATGGATATTGATGCCTTACGGTTAAATGGCAGCACCACGTTGGAAAACGACACTCGTCATTAA
- the pckA gene encoding phosphoenolpyruvate carboxykinase (ATP) gives MSTTRITPQVLTTYGIQDATEIVYNPSYDCLYKEETRPDLQGYEKGTVTTLGAVAVDTGIFTGRSPKDKYIVRDDTSRDTVWWADQGKGKNDNKPITPAVWAELKKLVANQLSGKRLFVVDAYCGANPDTRLKVRFITEVAWQAHFVKNMFIRPTDEELKNFEPDFIVMNGAKCTNPNWKEQGLNSENFVAFNLTERIQLIGGTWYGGEMKKGMFSIMNYLLPLKGIASMHCSANVGDKGDVAIFFGLSGTGKTTLSTDPKRQLIGDDEHGWDDDGVFNFEGGCYAKTIKLSQEAEPDIYNAIRRDALLENVTVRADGSVDFDDGSKTENTRVSYPIYHIENIVKPVSKAGHAKKVIFLTADAFGVLPPVSKLTPDQTQYHFLSGFTAKLAGTERGITEPTPTFSACFGAAFLSLHPTQYAEVLVKRMKASGAQAYLVNTGWNGTGKRISIKDTRAIIDSILNGEIENAETIQLPIFNLAVPTSLPGVNPAILDPRDTYASEAEWKEKAEKLADLFVTNFDKYTDTPAGAALVAVGPKVK, from the coding sequence ATGAGCACAACCCGTATCACTCCCCAAGTTCTTACTACCTACGGTATCCAAGACGCCACTGAGATAGTGTACAACCCAAGCTATGATTGCCTGTATAAAGAAGAAACTCGTCCTGATTTACAGGGATATGAGAAGGGAACAGTAACAACCTTAGGTGCTGTAGCAGTAGATACCGGTATTTTCACCGGTCGCTCACCAAAGGATAAGTATATCGTTCGTGATGACACCAGCCGTGATACGGTGTGGTGGGCAGATCAGGGCAAAGGTAAAAACGATAATAAACCTATCACTCCTGCGGTCTGGGCCGAACTGAAAAAACTGGTTGCAAACCAACTTTCGGGCAAGCGTCTGTTTGTCGTCGATGCTTATTGCGGTGCTAACCCTGATACCCGTCTGAAAGTACGCTTTATTACTGAAGTGGCATGGCAAGCCCACTTTGTGAAAAATATGTTTATCCGCCCAACGGATGAAGAGCTGAAAAATTTTGAGCCAGACTTTATCGTTATGAATGGCGCAAAATGCACCAATCCTAACTGGAAAGAACAGGGTCTGAACTCTGAAAACTTTGTAGCTTTTAACCTGACAGAACGCATCCAACTGATTGGCGGTACCTGGTACGGCGGCGAAATGAAGAAAGGTATGTTCTCCATCATGAACTACCTGCTGCCATTAAAGGGCATTGCGTCTATGCACTGTTCTGCCAACGTGGGTGATAAAGGTGATGTGGCAATATTCTTCGGCCTGTCCGGTACCGGTAAAACGACGCTTTCCACCGATCCAAAACGTCAGTTAATTGGTGACGATGAGCACGGCTGGGATGATGATGGCGTATTCAACTTTGAAGGCGGCTGCTACGCAAAAACCATCAAACTCTCCCAAGAGGCTGAGCCTGATATTTATAACGCTATCAGACGTGATGCCCTGCTGGAAAACGTAACCGTACGTGCCGATGGCAGCGTAGACTTTGATGATGGTTCAAAAACCGAGAATACTCGCGTTTCCTATCCGATCTATCACATTGAAAATATCGTTAAGCCAGTTTCTAAAGCGGGACATGCGAAAAAGGTTATCTTCTTAACCGCTGATGCATTTGGCGTTCTGCCTCCGGTGTCTAAGCTGACGCCTGACCAAACCCAGTACCACTTCCTGTCTGGTTTTACTGCCAAACTGGCAGGTACTGAGCGCGGTATTACAGAACCAACACCGACCTTCTCCGCCTGTTTTGGTGCTGCATTCCTTTCATTGCACCCAACTCAATATGCAGAAGTATTGGTGAAGAGAATGAAAGCATCTGGCGCACAAGCCTATCTGGTTAACACCGGCTGGAACGGTACTGGTAAGCGTATCTCGATTAAAGATACCCGCGCCATTATCGACTCAATCCTGAACGGTGAAATCGAGAACGCAGAAACTATCCAACTGCCAATCTTCAATCTGGCGGTTCCAACCTCTCTGCCGGGCGTAAACCCAGCGATCCTGGATCCGCGCGACACTTACGCCAGTGAAGCAGAATGGAAAGAGAAAGCAGAAAAACTGGCAGACCTGTTTGTCACTAACTTTGATAAATATACCGATACTCCAGCCGGTGCAGCACTGGTTGCGGTTGGTCCAAAAGTGAAGTAA
- the envZ gene encoding two-component system sensor histidine kinase EnvZ, with translation MIFWRFPPRSAVARTLLLIVSLLFISLVTTYFVVLNFAILPSIKQFNKVLAYEVRMLMTDRLKLEDGTYLIIPPQFQQEMYRELGISLHTDASAEESGLRWSQRYDFLSKQMSQQLDGPTEVRIQLGNHSPVVWLKTELSPKVWVRVPLTEIRQGEFAPLFRYTLAIILMVIGGAWLFIRIQNRPLADLEHAAQQVGMGMTPPPLREYGASEVRSVTRAFNRMTSGVKQLDNDRTILMAGVSHDLRTPLTRIRLATEMMGSKEDYLAESINKDIEECNAIIEQFIDYLSTGREQRTEPGDINIILAEVVSASGLDQEIATELYHGELIANIHPLSIKRAIVNLIVNASRYGNGWIKVSSGREEGRVWFQVDDDGPGIPEEQLEMLFQPFVRGDSARSISGTGLGLSILRRIIDGHDGEIMMGTSERGGLSVRIYLMESRAEELL, from the coding sequence ATGATTTTTTGGCGGTTTCCTCCCCGCAGTGCGGTTGCTCGTACATTATTGCTGATAGTCTCCTTGCTGTTTATCAGTCTGGTGACAACCTACTTTGTCGTGCTGAACTTTGCCATTTTGCCAAGTATTAAGCAGTTTAATAAAGTATTGGCTTATGAAGTACGGATGTTAATGACCGACCGTTTAAAGCTTGAGGATGGAACTTACCTGATTATTCCGCCCCAATTCCAGCAAGAGATGTATCGGGAATTGGGGATTTCATTACATACTGATGCTTCTGCTGAAGAGAGTGGGTTGCGCTGGTCGCAGCGCTATGACTTTCTCAGTAAGCAGATGTCGCAACAGCTTGATGGACCCACAGAGGTTCGTATCCAGTTAGGGAACCACTCTCCGGTAGTGTGGTTGAAGACTGAACTCTCTCCGAAGGTTTGGGTCCGTGTGCCTCTGACTGAAATACGTCAGGGGGAGTTTGCCCCACTGTTTCGCTATACTCTGGCCATTATTCTGATGGTGATTGGCGGCGCCTGGCTGTTTATTCGTATTCAAAACCGACCGCTGGCGGATCTGGAACATGCCGCTCAGCAGGTTGGGATGGGGATGACGCCGCCGCCATTACGAGAGTATGGCGCATCTGAGGTGCGTTCGGTCACCCGGGCTTTCAACCGCATGACTTCCGGAGTTAAGCAATTAGATAACGATCGCACCATACTGATGGCCGGTGTTAGCCATGATTTGAGAACGCCATTAACCCGAATTCGTCTGGCAACTGAGATGATGGGATCGAAAGAAGATTATCTGGCGGAATCGATTAATAAAGATATTGAAGAGTGTAATGCCATTATTGAGCAGTTTATTGATTATCTGAGCACCGGCAGAGAACAGCGTACTGAGCCCGGTGATATCAATATTATTTTGGCTGAGGTGGTGTCTGCCAGTGGGTTGGATCAGGAGATTGCTACTGAGTTATATCACGGTGAACTGATTGCCAATATTCATCCACTCTCCATTAAACGTGCGATTGTTAATCTGATTGTTAATGCTTCCCGCTACGGTAACGGGTGGATTAAGGTTAGCAGCGGTAGGGAAGAGGGCCGAGTCTGGTTTCAGGTAGACGATGATGGCCCCGGTATTCCTGAAGAGCAGTTAGAAATGTTATTTCAGCCCTTTGTTCGGGGTGATAGCGCCCGCAGTATTAGCGGCACAGGTTTGGGGTTATCTATCTTACGTCGCATTATTGATGGCCATGACGGTGAAATCATGATGGGCACCAGTGAACGAGGTGGGCTGAGCGTGAGAATTTACCTGATGGAAAGTCGAGCTGAGGAATTGCTTTGA
- the ompR gene encoding osmolarity response regulator transcription factor OmpR — MQENHKILVVDDDMRLRSLLERYLTEQGFQVRGVANAEQMDRLLTRESFHLMVLDLMLPGEDGLSICRRLRSQSNPIPIIMVTAKGEEVDRIVGLEIGADDYIPKPFNPRELLARIRAVLRRQANELPGAPSQEEAVIVFGKFKLNLGTREMFKDDEPMPLTSGEFAVLKALVSHPREPLSRDKLMNLARGREYSAMERSIDVQISRLRRMVEEDAAHPRYIQTVWGLGYVFVPDGSAA; from the coding sequence ATGCAAGAGAATCATAAGATTCTGGTCGTTGATGACGATATGCGTCTGCGTAGTTTATTAGAGCGCTATCTTACCGAGCAGGGCTTTCAGGTACGCGGCGTTGCTAATGCCGAACAGATGGACCGGTTATTAACCCGGGAGTCTTTCCACCTGATGGTACTTGATTTGATGCTCCCCGGTGAAGATGGATTATCCATTTGCCGCCGTCTGCGCAGCCAGAGTAATCCGATACCTATTATTATGGTTACCGCCAAGGGTGAAGAAGTTGACCGTATCGTCGGTCTTGAAATTGGTGCGGATGATTATATTCCGAAACCATTTAATCCAAGAGAGCTATTGGCCCGAATTCGTGCAGTGTTACGTCGTCAGGCCAATGAACTGCCCGGAGCGCCATCTCAGGAAGAAGCCGTTATTGTATTCGGTAAGTTCAAGCTAAACCTCGGTACGCGCGAAATGTTTAAAGATGATGAGCCAATGCCGTTAACCAGCGGTGAATTTGCGGTACTGAAAGCCTTGGTAAGCCATCCGAGAGAGCCGTTATCCCGGGATAAACTGATGAATCTGGCCCGTGGCCGTGAATATAGTGCCATGGAGCGCTCTATCGATGTCCAGATTTCTCGCCTGCGTCGTATGGTGGAGGAAGATGCGGCACACCCGCGTTATATCCAAACCGTATGGGGATTAGGTTACGTTTTTGTGCCGGACGGTAGCGCTGCATGA